CTACAGGGTTaaataattctctctctctctaactctctctctctctctctctctctctctctctctatctctctctctctctctctcatgcacacacacaagggcgACCTGACATGCTGCTCCTACCACAGATCCTAAATTACAGATTTGCAACTTGGTCAGCTTCATCTCAGCAAACTTGGAGCCTGTTGGACAATTGATGCGGTAACGTGTTCTggaatttgaaaaaaaaataaaacaaaaatcagGTAACTTTCTAACATGTTGGATGCCTGTATGTATTAAATGTGATCTCGTGTGAAAGTGAGATATTTGAGCTGCACTGCTGCTTCTTGCTGTACATGGTTGTTGTGTAAGAGTGATCATGTTGTAAAACACTGCTGTTTTCAGTGACATTTTACTGAATTGGCCTTTGTATAATTATGATATTATTGGTCAGTTTGTCTGGATGGACAATACCTGCCTGATAATGCTATGCTGCAGAGTCATGGTTGTTCCCATGATTCTTAAAAACAATTAATCCTGCATGATGTGATCACTTTTAAAAGCACAATTTCATCATAGTGCTGCATTAAGATTGATAAACATCACTGCTATACAGTATTTTTCAAACAGAGCTCTTAGAAAAAAAGGCCTTAGCTGATATAAGTTCTTATAATTAAAAGGTCACAGAGTTACTGTGTACCTCATTGTGGTCCAGGCAGGTGAAGGCAATATCAGGTGGAGACAGTAACTGAAGGTCAAACAGGTGATTTCCATGCCACGGAGCAGCTGTCTTGGTCAAGGCGAGGGCAGGTATGAGACTCCACCTGCCTCTGAGCTACAGAGACTACTGTGGATCAAACCTGGCACCAGTAGCCATATTGATGAGGTCCGACCAGGGATCTACATAGGAGACATGTAAGCCTACCAGTGCACAACCAGTTACAACATTTACTACATCAGATCAATCTAATAACTGTCTATGGAAGTACTTGCTTAGTTTTTTGTATTTCATATGGATTAGATGTAAACCCAACAGAAAGATAAATCTTCAGTAGGGCTGGTTACCATTGGATAAGTCAGTGCTAATATGACTGACAATAGAAAATTTGTACACAAAAGTACACAAGTACACAAAATCCTGCTTTCATTGTTAACAATGCTAGAATATTTCAGCCAAACCGTTTTCGTAAATGATCTGTGTATTTCAGGTATGCAGCGAAAGACAAACGCATGCTAAAGGACCTGAATATCACACACGTGTTGAATGCAGCCCATGGCAAATTCAACATAAACACTGGCCCCAGTTtctacacagacgcagacatcACCTATCATGGTGTAGAGGCCTTCGACATGCCCTCATTTGACATGACCCCCTTCTTTTACTCCGCGGCTACCTTTATCAAGACTGCTCTGAGCACCCCCagaggtgaggagagaaggTTTCATGTGCACTGAGAATAGGAATCTTGCCCTTAACTCCAAAATACATAAAGATTTTCAAATCTCTGTGTTTATCCAAGGTGAATATTATGCTTCACATAAACAGTCGTCATTAAAACTTACTGCTCTGCTGTGTCCTCCATTTTGCTTCAGAATTATACAGTTTGTCTTTTCTGGGTATGGTATTTGTGAAATGATTAGTTGTTGGTTTGTGTAGGCTTTAAATAATCTCTACTGCTTTATAGACAAGATGTGTTTGATCTAAACAATTTGCCAGTGATTTTGTAGTGTTTGATCTGCACTGTTTTACAGGTAAGGTGCTGGTGCACTGTGCGATGGGTTTGAGTCGCTCATCTACGCTGGTGCTGGCATACTTGATGATTCACGAAAACATGACACTTGCGGAAGCCATAAAAGCCGTCGCGAAGAACAGACATATCTGCCCGAACACTGGCTTCATGGAACAGCTCCGTCAGCTTGATAAACAACTGCACTACTAGGACAGTGCCCCCTACAGCTGCACTTTCACACAAATGCTGATTTCACACCATACGTGTCAAACCAAACCACTGTCTGACTATGGTACCTTGTAACCAGGCAAATCCATGTGCCTCACACATTTTCTCATACAATTTTGGTGCACCTTTTGTCACTTTTCTCAATACCATGACAGCTAAGCTGATAAATTACCATTTCTTGTGAAAAACATAATGTGATCAATCTACAATACTGAAACAATTATGTGGTTGTGGACCACAGgcttgagaaagagagagagagagagagagagagagagagagagagagagagagagagcgcatagTGGGAACTCTCAATATGGTGTGTGTCTCCCCACGGACTGTAAATGGgggttataaataaatatttagagTTGGTATAAACTATTGGTTTGTGAATATTTGTGttaattttaattattaaatagtCATGTCCTTTTTGACGGTATAAGCATTTTATATTAACAATGCTGCATGTATGTCTGCGTCGTTGCTTtatggagaggtggaggctaGAGGGAGGGTGGATAAGCATTCTGGCAGTGTAACTAAGCATAAAGGTTTGGCAGACATGCTTGGCTAGGGCTTCTGTGTTCTGGTCAGGGCAATGCTGTGGCTCAGGAAGAAAGTCCTGAAGTTTAACAGGACACAAATGAAG
The genomic region above belongs to Brachyhypopomus gauderio isolate BG-103 chromosome 3, BGAUD_0.2, whole genome shotgun sequence and contains:
- the LOC143510496 gene encoding dual specificity phosphatase 29, whose amino-acid sequence is MPRSSCLGQGEGRYETPPASELQRLLWIKPGTSSHIDEVRPGIYIGDMYAAKDKRMLKDLNITHVLNAAHGKFNINTGPSFYTDADITYHGVEAFDMPSFDMTPFFYSAATFIKTALSTPRGKVLVHCAMGLSRSSTLVLAYLMIHENMTLAEAIKAVAKNRHICPNTGFMEQLRQLDKQLHY